In Alkalihalobacterium alkalinitrilicum, a genomic segment contains:
- a CDS encoding MFS transporter, which translates to MSGKNRSTVTKMDHVIFVLVTVMYWFTIYSYVPILTAYLDFLGATYMFIGVVVGSYGLLQMLIRLPLGIYSDVVKRRRPFIILGIAIGSMSSFGFILTDQLGWILFFRALAGVSAATWVAFTVLYASYFSKDDITKAMGWISVTMVLGQLLSMIFSGVIVEWYGWMVPFWIGGIAGVLGLILCFWLKEEKEEPVREPIKIKELLGIIKESLLIKVTILSILAYAIIFITIFGFTPNYALELGASTVGISYLVILFIVPHAFAAIIVGKWLAPRIGNWPTLLIGFLVSAIFTGTIPLINSFSILLITQAINGFALGLVIPLLLGMSIESVDDQKRATAMGFYQAVYAVGMFVGPFVAGILNSIYDLVAGFYFGGLIGVCGVVLVYVWQRVGKQSMKGEFRRGTG; encoded by the coding sequence GTGAGTGGTAAAAATCGTTCAACTGTGACAAAAATGGATCATGTTATTTTTGTATTGGTTACAGTAATGTACTGGTTTACGATTTATAGTTATGTTCCTATATTAACAGCATACTTAGACTTTTTAGGGGCTACATATATGTTCATAGGTGTTGTCGTAGGAAGTTATGGTCTTTTGCAAATGCTTATTCGTCTACCATTGGGGATTTATTCGGATGTGGTTAAGCGTCGTCGTCCATTCATTATTTTGGGAATAGCCATTGGGAGTATGAGTAGTTTTGGGTTTATCTTGACCGATCAATTAGGCTGGATCTTATTTTTTAGAGCTTTAGCTGGTGTGAGTGCTGCAACATGGGTCGCTTTTACCGTTTTGTATGCCAGTTACTTTTCAAAAGATGATATTACTAAGGCCATGGGGTGGATTAGTGTCACAATGGTTCTCGGTCAATTATTGAGTATGATATTTAGTGGGGTAATCGTTGAATGGTATGGCTGGATGGTTCCTTTCTGGATCGGGGGAATTGCTGGAGTTCTCGGGTTGATTTTATGTTTTTGGCTAAAAGAGGAGAAAGAGGAACCAGTTCGTGAACCTATAAAGATTAAGGAACTATTAGGAATTATTAAGGAATCACTTTTAATTAAAGTAACGATACTCTCGATCTTAGCTTATGCTATCATTTTTATTACAATTTTTGGCTTCACACCAAATTATGCACTTGAACTTGGAGCTTCGACGGTAGGTATAAGTTACTTAGTTATTCTTTTTATCGTTCCTCATGCTTTTGCAGCTATTATTGTAGGAAAATGGCTTGCACCACGAATCGGTAATTGGCCAACATTGCTTATTGGATTTTTAGTAAGTGCTATATTTACAGGTACAATTCCATTGATAAACTCCTTTAGTATATTATTGATTACTCAAGCAATAAACGGTTTTGCATTAGGGCTTGTTATTCCGTTGCTATTAGGTATGTCTATTGAATCTGTCGATGATCAGAAACGAGCAACGGCTATGGGATTCTACCAAGCTGTTTACGCGGTAGGGATGTTTGTAGGACCTTTTGTAGCTGGAATTTTAAATTCAATCTATGATCTTGTGGCTGGTTTTTATTTTGGTGGTCTTATTGGTGTTTGTGGTGTAGTTTTAGTCTATGTATGGCAACGGGTGGGGAAACAGAGTATGAAAGGTGAATTTAGAAGAGGTACTGGCTAA
- a CDS encoding response regulator transcription factor yields the protein MQKVLVADDDDNIRKIILHYLRKQNINPLEAEDGQLAIQLTFEKKPDLVILDLMMPEKDGYDVCREIRKFSDVPIIILTAKGEEFDRVLGLELGADDYMVKPFSPRELIARIKAIFRRVEKISVSTEKEKYFTYDYGDVQIDVDRREVIIKGNNITLRPKEFDLLVHLAKNPGNVHTREVLLEQVWGYDFIGDIRTVDAHIKKIRLKLKKLGCDVLQTVWGVGYKFKL from the coding sequence ATGCAAAAAGTTTTGGTAGCAGATGATGATGATAATATTCGAAAAATAATTCTCCATTATCTGAGAAAACAAAATATTAATCCACTTGAAGCGGAAGATGGACAATTAGCTATTCAACTTACGTTTGAAAAGAAACCAGATTTAGTGATTTTAGATCTTATGATGCCTGAAAAGGATGGCTATGATGTTTGCCGTGAAATTCGAAAGTTTTCTGATGTTCCTATCATTATATTAACAGCAAAAGGTGAAGAGTTCGACCGAGTTCTCGGCTTAGAATTAGGAGCTGATGATTATATGGTAAAACCATTTAGTCCTAGAGAACTTATTGCTAGAATCAAAGCTATCTTTAGAAGGGTTGAAAAGATTAGTGTTTCTACAGAAAAGGAAAAATATTTTACATATGACTACGGTGACGTGCAGATTGATGTTGACCGCAGGGAAGTAATAATTAAGGGAAATAATATTACACTTAGACCTAAAGAGTTTGATTTGTTAGTTCATCTTGCTAAAAATCCTGGTAACGTTCACACTCGAGAGGTACTACTTGAACAGGTATGGGGATATGACTTTATTGGTGATATTCGAACGGTTGACGCCCATATCAAAAAGATTCGACTAAAGTTAAAGAAACTCGGGTGTGATGTGTTGCAAACTGTATGGGGTGTTGGTTATAAATTTAAGCTGTAA